The DNA region AATAGTTTGATTTTGCATGGTGTTAATATGGAATCCTTTCTAACAGAAACACAAATTAAAGTTTTAAAATTAAGAAAAAAGGGTTTAACACAAGAAGAGATAGCAAAATTATTGGGAACAAGTAGAGCAAATATTAGTATGATAGAAAAGAGAGCAAAAGAAAATATAAAGAAGGCATATAACACAATAAAAATTTACAATATGATTATTGCCCCAGTATCTATTGAAATTGATGAGGGTATCGATGTCTTGGAGATTCCAAAAATTGTATTTAAAAAAGCTGATGAAGAAAATATAAAAGTAAAATACAACACCTTGGAGTTAATTGACCTTATAAAAGAAAAAGCTTCTGATTTTATTAAGAATAGAATAACCACAAAGAAATTTAAAATATACATCCTTGAAAATGGAGATGTAGAAATTAGTAGATAATAGAGGGGATTAAATGAAGATTGTTGAAGAGATTCCACAAAAAAATATTATTAAACTTATGCCTGAAAATTTAGATGATTTGTGGGTTTTATATAACATTATTGAAGAAGGAGATAAAGTATTTGCAGTTACTGAGAGAAGAGTGCAAGATAAAGGAGATGTTATCAGAGCAGATAGAGGAGTTAAAAGAAAAATGTTCTTAGGTCTTGAAGTAAAAAATGTAGAATTTGACGAAAATTTAAATAGATTGAGAATCTTAGGTTCAATAATTCATGGTCCAGATGATGTTCCTCTTGGAAGTCATCACACATTTGAAATTAAGCCATTTGACGAACTATCAATTGAAAAAAATTGGAAAAAATGGCAAATTGATAGAATAAAAGAGGCGATAGAGTCTTCTAAGAAACCTAAGATTTTAGTAGTAGTTATGGATGATGAAGAGGCAGACATTTTCGAAGTTAGAGATTACACTATAAAAGAAATTTGCTCAATAAAGTCACATACATCTAAAAGGTTGGATTATAAAATTAACGAAGAACTAAAAAAAGAATACTATCACGAAATTGCAAAGGTTTTAGAGGAGTATGATGTCGATAACATCTTAGTTGCTGGTCCAGGATTTGCAAAGAATACATTTTATAATTTTATCTCTACTCAGTATCCAGAACTTAAAAGTAAGATTTTAGTGGAAACTATATCTACAACTTCAAGAGCAGGGATGAATGAGGTTATTAAAAGAGGGCTGATTAATAAAATATATGCACAATCAAGAGTAGCAAAGGAAACACAATTAATAGAGAAACTTTTAGAGGAAATTTCTAAAAAAGGATTGGCAGTTTATGGAATTGATGAGGTTAAAAAGGCATTAGAATACTCAGCCATAGACACATTGTTAGTTTCAGATAGTTTAATAAGAAATCATGAAATTGAAAAAATAATTGATACTACTGAAGAGTTGGGAGGGAAGGTAGTTATTGTCTCCTCTGAACACGATGCTGGAAAACAGTTAAAAGCATTAGGAGGAATAGCAGGGTTATTAAGATTCCCTATAGAATAATAAAAATAAAATCATCTCCAAAATAACTTTTTAATTTTGTCAATAAAACTCTCTTTCTTTTTAATTTTTATATCAAAATCTATTGGAACCCCTGCTAATATTGATGCTAATTTCATATATGCTAAAGATGCAGGAGAGTTTGGTCTATACTCTATAACGCTCATATTTTTCAATGTTCCCGCTCTAACATTTTCATCCTCAGGAACTTCAACTAAAACTTTTCCTTTTATTAACATCTCA from Methanocaldococcus sp. includes:
- a CDS encoding Tfx family DNA-binding protein, whose protein sequence is MESFLTETQIKVLKLRKKGLTQEEIAKLLGTSRANISMIEKRAKENIKKAYNTIKIYNMIIAPVSIEIDEGIDVLEIPKIVFKKADEENIKVKYNTLELIDLIKEKASDFIKNRITTKKFKIYILENGDVEISR
- a CDS encoding mRNA surveillance protein pelota, with translation MKIVEEIPQKNIIKLMPENLDDLWVLYNIIEEGDKVFAVTERRVQDKGDVIRADRGVKRKMFLGLEVKNVEFDENLNRLRILGSIIHGPDDVPLGSHHTFEIKPFDELSIEKNWKKWQIDRIKEAIESSKKPKILVVVMDDEEADIFEVRDYTIKEICSIKSHTSKRLDYKINEELKKEYYHEIAKVLEEYDVDNILVAGPGFAKNTFYNFISTQYPELKSKILVETISTTSRAGMNEVIKRGLINKIYAQSRVAKETQLIEKLLEEISKKGLAVYGIDEVKKALEYSAIDTLLVSDSLIRNHEIEKIIDTTEELGGKVVIVSSEHDAGKQLKALGGIAGLLRFPIE